One Triplophysa dalaica isolate WHDGS20190420 chromosome 1, ASM1584641v1, whole genome shotgun sequence DNA segment encodes these proteins:
- the coro2ba gene encoding coronin-2B isoform X2, whose protein sequence is MSWRPTYRSSKFRNVYGKVANREHCFEGIPITKNVHDNHFCAVNAKFLAIVTESAGGGSFIVIPVTQFGRIEAHHPKVCGHQGNVLDIKWNPFHDNIIASCSEDSSVRIWEIPDGGLRRNLTEAVLELYGHSRRVGLIEWHPTSSGILFSAGYDYKILIWNLEIGEPVKMIDCHTDVILCMTFNTDGSLLATSCKDKKLRVIEPRSGKVLQEANFKNHKVNRVVFLGNMKRLLTTGVSRWNTRQIALWDQEDLSMPIIEEEIDGLSGLLFPFYDPDTHMLYLAGKGDGNIRYYEITQEKPYLQYLMEFRSPAPQKGLGVMPKHGLEVGACEVFRFYKLVTLKGLIEPISMIVPRRSETYQEDIYPMTAGTEPALSADEWLSGINRGPVLMSLKEGYTQPNNLVFKAPIKEKKSVVVNGIDLLENVPPRTENELLRMFFRQKDELRRLKDELTHKDIKIRQLELELNNIRYSPNINNNNNSNGCSI, encoded by the exons ATGTCATGGCGGCCGACTTACCGAAGCTCCAAGTTTCGAAACGTTTACGGCAAAGTGGCCAACCGGGAGCACTGTTTCGAAGGTATCCCGATCACAAAGAACGTCCATGACAACCACTTCTGCGCCGTCAACGCCAAGTTTCTCGCCATAGTAACGGAGAGCGCCGGAGGAGGATCATTCATTGTTATCCCAGTTACTCAG TTTGGCCGTATTGAAGCTCACCATCCAAAGGTCTGCGGTCACCAAGGCAACGTGCTGGATATCAAATGGAATCCTTTCCATGACAACATAATTGCTTCTTGTTCAGAAGACTCTTCT GTGCGGATATGGGAGATTCCAGATGGTGGACTAAGAAGGAATTTGACGGAAGCTGTATTAGAACTGTATGGCCACAGCAGGCGTGTGGGACTTATAGAATGGCATCCAACCTCTAGTGGGATTCTCTTTAGTGCTGGCTATGACTACAAG ATCCTTATCTGGAATCTTGAGATCGGTGAGCCAGTGAAAATGATTGACTGTCACACAGATGTGATCCTCTGCATGACGTTTAACACTGACGGAAGCCTGCTGGCCACCAGTTGCAAAGACAAGAAACTCCGTGTCATTGAGCCGCGCTCTGGCAAGGTGCTACAG GAGGCGAATTTTAAGAACCATAAAGTGAACCGTGTTGTGTTCCTAGGCAACATGAAGCGACTCCTAACCACAGGTGTGTCTCGCTGGAACACACGTCAGATTGCTCTCTGGGACCAG GAGGATTTGTCGATGCCTATCATTGAGGAAGAGATTGATGGACTTTCAGGACTGCTTTTTCCCTTCTATGATCCAGACACACATATGCTCTATCTAGCAGGCAAG GGTGATGGGAACATCCGGTACTACGAGATAACTCAGGAGAAACCTTATCTGCAATATCTCATGGAGTTTAGGTCCCCTGCACCTCAGAAAGGTCTTG GAGTGATGCCGAAACACGGACTGGAAGTAGGAGCATGTGAGGTCTTCAGATTCTATAAGTTGGTGACTCTGAAGGGCCTCATTGAGCCGATCTCTATGATCGTTCCAAGAAGG TCAGAAACATATCAGGAGGACATATACCCCATGACTGCTGGGACAGAACCTGCTTTGTCAGCTGATGAGTGGCTTAGTGGAATCAACCGAG GTCCTGTGCTCATGTCCTTGAAGGAGGGATACACACAACCCAATAATCTGGTTTTTAAGGCCCCTATTAAGGAAAAAAAGAGTGTGGTGGTCAATGGAATTGACCTGCTGGAAAACGTCCCTCCCCGTACTGAAAATGAG CTCCTGCGAATGTTCTTCAGACAGAAGGACGAGTTACGGAGACTAAAGGATGAACTCACTCATAAGGACATTAAGATCCGACAGCTTGAGCTGGAGCTCAATAACATAAGATACAGCCCAAACatcaacaacaataacaacagcaATGGTTGCAGCATTTGA
- the coro2ba gene encoding coronin-2B isoform X1 — MTVTKMSWRPTYRSSKFRNVYGKVANREHCFEGIPITKNVHDNHFCAVNAKFLAIVTESAGGGSFIVIPVTQFGRIEAHHPKVCGHQGNVLDIKWNPFHDNIIASCSEDSSVRIWEIPDGGLRRNLTEAVLELYGHSRRVGLIEWHPTSSGILFSAGYDYKILIWNLEIGEPVKMIDCHTDVILCMTFNTDGSLLATSCKDKKLRVIEPRSGKVLQEANFKNHKVNRVVFLGNMKRLLTTGVSRWNTRQIALWDQEDLSMPIIEEEIDGLSGLLFPFYDPDTHMLYLAGKGDGNIRYYEITQEKPYLQYLMEFRSPAPQKGLGVMPKHGLEVGACEVFRFYKLVTLKGLIEPISMIVPRRSETYQEDIYPMTAGTEPALSADEWLSGINRGPVLMSLKEGYTQPNNLVFKAPIKEKKSVVVNGIDLLENVPPRTENELLRMFFRQKDELRRLKDELTHKDIKIRQLELELNNIRYSPNINNNNNSNGCSI, encoded by the exons ATGTCATGGCGGCCGACTTACCGAAGCTCCAAGTTTCGAAACGTTTACGGCAAAGTGGCCAACCGGGAGCACTGTTTCGAAGGTATCCCGATCACAAAGAACGTCCATGACAACCACTTCTGCGCCGTCAACGCCAAGTTTCTCGCCATAGTAACGGAGAGCGCCGGAGGAGGATCATTCATTGTTATCCCAGTTACTCAG TTTGGCCGTATTGAAGCTCACCATCCAAAGGTCTGCGGTCACCAAGGCAACGTGCTGGATATCAAATGGAATCCTTTCCATGACAACATAATTGCTTCTTGTTCAGAAGACTCTTCT GTGCGGATATGGGAGATTCCAGATGGTGGACTAAGAAGGAATTTGACGGAAGCTGTATTAGAACTGTATGGCCACAGCAGGCGTGTGGGACTTATAGAATGGCATCCAACCTCTAGTGGGATTCTCTTTAGTGCTGGCTATGACTACAAG ATCCTTATCTGGAATCTTGAGATCGGTGAGCCAGTGAAAATGATTGACTGTCACACAGATGTGATCCTCTGCATGACGTTTAACACTGACGGAAGCCTGCTGGCCACCAGTTGCAAAGACAAGAAACTCCGTGTCATTGAGCCGCGCTCTGGCAAGGTGCTACAG GAGGCGAATTTTAAGAACCATAAAGTGAACCGTGTTGTGTTCCTAGGCAACATGAAGCGACTCCTAACCACAGGTGTGTCTCGCTGGAACACACGTCAGATTGCTCTCTGGGACCAG GAGGATTTGTCGATGCCTATCATTGAGGAAGAGATTGATGGACTTTCAGGACTGCTTTTTCCCTTCTATGATCCAGACACACATATGCTCTATCTAGCAGGCAAG GGTGATGGGAACATCCGGTACTACGAGATAACTCAGGAGAAACCTTATCTGCAATATCTCATGGAGTTTAGGTCCCCTGCACCTCAGAAAGGTCTTG GAGTGATGCCGAAACACGGACTGGAAGTAGGAGCATGTGAGGTCTTCAGATTCTATAAGTTGGTGACTCTGAAGGGCCTCATTGAGCCGATCTCTATGATCGTTCCAAGAAGG TCAGAAACATATCAGGAGGACATATACCCCATGACTGCTGGGACAGAACCTGCTTTGTCAGCTGATGAGTGGCTTAGTGGAATCAACCGAG GTCCTGTGCTCATGTCCTTGAAGGAGGGATACACACAACCCAATAATCTGGTTTTTAAGGCCCCTATTAAGGAAAAAAAGAGTGTGGTGGTCAATGGAATTGACCTGCTGGAAAACGTCCCTCCCCGTACTGAAAATGAG CTCCTGCGAATGTTCTTCAGACAGAAGGACGAGTTACGGAGACTAAAGGATGAACTCACTCATAAGGACATTAAGATCCGACAGCTTGAGCTGGAGCTCAATAACATAAGATACAGCCCAAACatcaacaacaataacaacagcaATGGTTGCAGCATTTGA
- the anp32a gene encoding acidic leucine-rich nuclear phosphoprotein 32 family member A isoform X2, translating to MTSNIAFSTMDMKKRIHLELRNRTPSDVKELVLDNCRSNEGKIEGLTDEFEELEFLSTINVGLTSVANLPKLNKLKKLELSDNRISGGLEVLAEKCPNLTHLNLSGNKIKDLSTIEPLKKLESLKSLDLFNCEVTNLNDYRDNVFKLLPQLTFLDGYDKDDKEAPDSDAEAYVEGLDDDDDDEEEGEEEEYDEDAAPGDEDEEEGDDDDEEEGEEEEEEEISGEEEEEEELNDGEVEDEEECEEERGQKRKREPEEEGEEDDD from the exons ATGACATCAAATATAG CGTTCAGTACGATGGATATGAAGAAGAGAATTCACCTGGAGTTGCGGAACCGAACGCCGTCAGAC GTGAAAGAACTTGTGCTCGACAACTGTCGGTCAAATGAGGGCAAAATCGAGGGCCTCACTGACGAATTTGAGGAACTGGAATTTCTAAGCACAATCAACGTAGGCTTGACATCAGTTGCCAATTTGCCGAAGCTAAACAAACTCAAAAAG CTTGAGCTTAGCGATAACAGAATCTCAGGGGGTCTGGAGGTACTGGCAGAGAAATGTCCAAACCTCACCCATCTCAACCTCAGTGGCAACAAAATTAAAGACCTCAGCACCATCGAACCCCTG AAAAAATTGGAAAGCCTCAAAAGTTTAGACTTGTTCAACTGTGAGGTGACAAACCTGAATGACTACAGAGACAACGTTTTTAAGCTACTCCCTCAGTTGACGTTTCTCGACGGCTATGACAAAGATGATAAAGAGGCACCAGACTCTGATGCTGAAGCATACGTTGAAGGGCTagatgatgatgacgatgatgaaGAAG AGGGGGAGGAAGAGGAATATGATGAGGATGCAGCTCCAGGAGATGAGGATGAAGAGGAgggagatgatgatgatgaagaagagggagaagaggaagaagaggaggaaatCAGTGGAGAG gaagaggaggaagaggagttAAATGATGGAGAGGTAGAAGATGAGGAAGAATGTG AGGAGGAGCGGGGTcagaagaggaaaagagagcCGGAAGAGGAAGGCGAGGAAGATGATGACTGA
- the anp32a gene encoding acidic leucine-rich nuclear phosphoprotein 32 family member A isoform X1 — MFKRLYVYSRNSSFSTMDMKKRIHLELRNRTPSDVKELVLDNCRSNEGKIEGLTDEFEELEFLSTINVGLTSVANLPKLNKLKKLELSDNRISGGLEVLAEKCPNLTHLNLSGNKIKDLSTIEPLKKLESLKSLDLFNCEVTNLNDYRDNVFKLLPQLTFLDGYDKDDKEAPDSDAEAYVEGLDDDDDDEEEGEEEEYDEDAAPGDEDEEEGDDDDEEEGEEEEEEEISGEEEEEEELNDGEVEDEEECEEERGQKRKREPEEEGEEDDD, encoded by the exons ATGTTCAAGAGGCTCTATGTGTACTCCCGCAACTCAT CGTTCAGTACGATGGATATGAAGAAGAGAATTCACCTGGAGTTGCGGAACCGAACGCCGTCAGAC GTGAAAGAACTTGTGCTCGACAACTGTCGGTCAAATGAGGGCAAAATCGAGGGCCTCACTGACGAATTTGAGGAACTGGAATTTCTAAGCACAATCAACGTAGGCTTGACATCAGTTGCCAATTTGCCGAAGCTAAACAAACTCAAAAAG CTTGAGCTTAGCGATAACAGAATCTCAGGGGGTCTGGAGGTACTGGCAGAGAAATGTCCAAACCTCACCCATCTCAACCTCAGTGGCAACAAAATTAAAGACCTCAGCACCATCGAACCCCTG AAAAAATTGGAAAGCCTCAAAAGTTTAGACTTGTTCAACTGTGAGGTGACAAACCTGAATGACTACAGAGACAACGTTTTTAAGCTACTCCCTCAGTTGACGTTTCTCGACGGCTATGACAAAGATGATAAAGAGGCACCAGACTCTGATGCTGAAGCATACGTTGAAGGGCTagatgatgatgacgatgatgaaGAAG AGGGGGAGGAAGAGGAATATGATGAGGATGCAGCTCCAGGAGATGAGGATGAAGAGGAgggagatgatgatgatgaagaagagggagaagaggaagaagaggaggaaatCAGTGGAGAG gaagaggaggaagaggagttAAATGATGGAGAGGTAGAAGATGAGGAAGAATGTG AGGAGGAGCGGGGTcagaagaggaaaagagagcCGGAAGAGGAAGGCGAGGAAGATGATGACTGA